Genomic segment of Thermithiobacillus plumbiphilus:
AGAACGGCCAGGAAGGTGACACCGAAGTGAACCAGCACGGCGTGACCCTGCTGATCGATCCGATGAGCTACCAATATCTGGCGGGCGCGGAAATCGATTTCAGCGAGGGCCTGGAAGGCGCGCAGTTCGTGATCAAGAATCCCAATGCCACCACCACCTGTGGCTGCGGTTCTTCTTTTTCCGCCTGATCTGCTAAAATCCATGCAGGACCCAAGGGAGGCCTCGGCCTCCCTTTTTGCTGTTGCGAAACGGCTGAGGAGAGATCATGCGGGACAGACTGCCGGAATACTTGCCGGGCCTCGAAGGCGTGCCGGCCACACGTTCGAATATTTCCTACATCGACGGCCAGGCGGGCCTGCTGGAATACCGGGGCTATCCGATCGCCCAACTGGCGGAGCACAGCACCTTCGAGGAAACGGCCTTGCTGCTGCTCGATGGCGAACTGCCTCAAGCCGCGGCCCTGGAGGAGTTCGATCAGGCCATGCGCAGTGCCCGGCGGGTGAAGTACAACGTGCGGGAAATGATGAAGTTCATGCCCGTGACCGGTCACCCTATGGACATGCTGCAGACCGCCGTTGCCAGCCTGGGCATGTTCTATCCGGCCTATGATCTCCTGAGCGGCGGGCCGCGCAATGATCTCGATTACGTGCACAAGATGTCGGTGCGCATCATCGCGCGCATGCCGACCCTGGTGACGATGTGGGAGCACATTCGCTGCGGCAATGATCCGGTCCCGCCGCGCACCGACCTGACTCACGCCGAGAACTTCCTGTACATGCTCAAGGGCGAGCAGCCGGATCCCTTGCTGGCGCGTATCCTGGATGTCTGTCTCATCCTGCATGCCGAGCACACCATCAATGCCTCGACCTTCGCGGTATTGGTGGCGGGCTCGACCCTGGCCAGCCCTTATGGCGTGATTGCCGGGGCGGTGGGGACCCTGTCTGGCCCTCTGCATGGTGGCGCCAACGAGAAAGTGGTCGAGATGCTGGCGGAGAT
This window contains:
- the erpA gene encoding iron-sulfur cluster insertion protein ErpA, translated to MEEIPAALTLTENAANKVKGLIEEEGNQDLKLRVFVSGGGCSGFQYGFTFDENGQEGDTEVNQHGVTLLIDPMSYQYLAGAEIDFSEGLEGAQFVIKNPNATTTCGCGSSFSA
- a CDS encoding citrate synthase, whose protein sequence is MRDRLPEYLPGLEGVPATRSNISYIDGQAGLLEYRGYPIAQLAEHSTFEETALLLLDGELPQAAALEEFDQAMRSARRVKYNVREMMKFMPVTGHPMDMLQTAVASLGMFYPAYDLLSGGPRNDLDYVHKMSVRIIARMPTLVTMWEHIRCGNDPVPPRTDLTHAENFLYMLKGEQPDPLLARILDVCLILHAEHTINASTFAVLVAGSTLASPYGVIAGAVGTLSGPLHGGANEKVVEMLAEIGDAKHVGKVLDEKLARKEKIWGFGHREYKTKDPRATILQGLMQRLADQRGLRHSQLFETALALEKAAEQRLGAKGVFPNVDFYSGVLYYEMGIKPDLFTPIFAMARSAGWLAHWREQLGDNRIFRPTQVYTGEHGREYVPLGLREQGPEAV